The Cryomorphaceae bacterium 1068 genome segment TCCGATAAATTTATAATACTCATTAGTAACACAAAAAGGGAAAGAGAAAAATTCATTTCGAAGCAGATTCGGATCTAATGAAAAAGATGCACTTAGTTGATCCACTGTGCGACTATCGAACTCAAGAATTCCTTTTAAAGCAAACATTGATGAGTAAAACAACAGGAAGACAAAAGGTCAATCTAATGACCAAATTGAAAATTTGCCACAATGTGGGTCATCACCCTACGGAGGGAGACATGATCACGCACGTATTCTGAGTTAAGGATACCCTGCACCCGTTTGCGAAAAGAAACTTTGCTAAGAAAAAATTGTTTTGCTAAAACCGAGCACAAGGAACGATGCGTCTCTTTTTCTTCTTCTTGCGGTTGTGAACTTCCAAGATCATAGAGATCTCATGTGCTCCGCCGCTATAACCGAAGAGCCTGTTGATGCTGATATCGTAGCTATACCCAAACGTGAATCGCTTGGGTGCTTCGTAGCCCACCAAGAAGATAAGCGACTCGTTGTTTTGGTATCCCGGTTTATAGGGTTTCATGGGTAAGCCTCGGTACCACATTCCGAAATTGACGTGGGAGATCGTGAAGTATGCGCCCAGGTCCAGTTGGTTCCATTCGCCTTGCTGCTTATAGTTGAAGGCTACCCGTAGCTTTTTCTGCCCCAGGCTCTCTTCAAAGCTTTCAATCGGGATGATCGACCCACCGTGAATCGACAGTTTTCGAGGAATAATATCCGAACCTCCCAGCAAAGATTGGTTGGGCTCATTAATGCGGTGCAAAGAAACGCCCAACCACGATTTGGTATTGAAGTACAAAATACCCGCGGCAAAATCGGCATAGGCTCGGCTCAAATTCAAATTGGGTTGTGAGAGGCTGGTAGCCGACTCTCGGATGATTTGATCGGCAAAAAGAAAATTGCCATCACCAAAAGCTCTTTGGCCAAAACTACCCTTCACTCCCACTGCGAGATTCGACTTTCGGCTAATGGCTATTTGCTGGGAGTAGTAAACGGAAGCCACCGTATTGCTCAAATTATTGGCCCCCGCCACATCTTTCATCACCGAGACTCCCACCCCCGCGTTGATGTCGTCGATGTACATATCGACTCCCGCCGCTAAGGCATTGTATTCGTTTTCAATGCCCGGCCATTGCTTACGGTAGTTCATTACTACTCGGGTAGCTTGAATGCTTCCCGCGAAAGCGGGATTGAGGTAGAGGGGATTGCTGTATGGCTGTGAAAACTGCATATCCTGTGCGGACATCTCCACGCCAATCAGCATCAGCAGCATTGCTCCATATGTCTGCAAATGCCCCTTCATCATCTAATCAAGGTTATGTCTCCTACTTTGGTCGTTTCCGTGCCGTCGGCAAAGACAAAGTCTATGCGGTAGACGTATACGTCCATGGGACAGATGCGCTCGCGATAGGTACCGTTCCAGCCTCTTTCAATTTCCGTGCTTTCAAAGATCAACTCTCCCCAGCGATTGAAAATACTCATGCGGTATTCGTCCACGTAATCGGCGAAAGGGTAAAAAACGGTATTGTCCGTTCCTTGCGGATCGTAGTATGGATTATTGCCATTATCGCCCGGTGTAAATGCGGTGGGTATGGTAATGTCGTAGTCGATCTTGATCTCAACCATTCTGGTGATGCTGTCACGGCAACCAAATTCATTCTCGACCAGCAAGTCCACGGGATAGTTTCCAGGAGCAGGAAAGGTGTAGACAAATTCGTCTTGGTTTTCAAAAGTCTCACCGTTGATATTCCAACTATCCAGCACGTAGCCTTCACTCTCGTTCACAAAAGTGATGTCGGGAGTCTCAATGCTCGTGCTCCAAGTCGATGCAGAGAAAAAGGCCGTGGGAAGAGCAAAGACTTCAATAGGGATTGCATTGGTGCTCTGCACCTTGCAACCCTCTTGGGTGCTTATTTCCAAAAATACTTCGTAGAGGTTTGGATCGGTCAGCGTAAATTCAGCGGGATTACCCAAATAGGTATCACCGTTTGACAAAGTCCATTGGTACGTGAGTCCGGGTAGTGTATTCAAAGTATCTACCAATACCACATCCAGCGGTGAACAGCCATTGATCAGCACATCGGGCAAATCGGCTGTGGGTAGATCAAAAACGGTAATGGCAACTGAATCCGTTACGGCGTTTCCGCAAACATCGAGGACCGTAAGTTCATATACAACGGATGAATCAACCGTGACCGTCGTAGGTCCTTGACCCGTCAATTCAGGTGCGCTCCATTGGTAAGTGTTTGGTGGGTATGCTCCCGAATACTCGGCGAAAATGTCAACGGTCTCTCCAGGGCAAATGGATGTGTCGGGAGTGATGACCAAGTTCTCGGGAAACATATTGATCACCTCCACCACGATGGTGGCCTCTTGAGAAAGGCAGCCATTCTCGTCTTGGGCTGCCACCGTATAGACCGTGGCTGTATCAGGCGAAACAGATATACTTCCTGTTTGCAAGTTAGATGCACTCCAGTTGTATATAATGGCTCCGGTTCCACCGGTGGCTATAGCCGTGAGATCGGTCGAAGTTCCAAAGCAAATTGTGGTATCCGCAGAAGCGGTAAGTATCAGCGGATCGGGTTCTGCAATCTCCAGAATGGTATCTGCGGTGCAGCCGTTTAAATCGGTTAGTTCTACCGTGTAGAACCCTTCTGCCAGATCAGAAGCGGCTTGACCATGATCTATTTGATCCGACCACGCATAGGTGTATGGCGCTGTGCCACCGGATACATCCAAGGTGATCACCCCGTCTTCGGCACCGAAGCAGGTAATATCGGTTTGTTCAAGAATGTCTATCGCGATGTCGGGGTAGAATTGAAGATCTACCGTGTATAGCGTATCGCAGGCAATGCCGTTGCCTGACGTCAAAACGGGATAGACCCCTTCTTCGATCACCGTACTTCCATCGGGAAGTTGATAGGATTCTCCTCGACAAATTTCCACATCCAAGGGAACATCAATCGGAGGAAGTACCGTAAGGTCAATCGTGAAAAGGCTGTCACATCCATTGATCGTTTGGAGGGCAACGGGATAGATTCCATCAGTCGAAACTTCCGTTCCGTCGGGAAGAGTATAGGTTTGTCCTGAACAGATTTCTTCCGTAAGATTGAAACTATAAGTTGGATACTCCTCCAGGATTATGGTTATGGTGCTGTCGCACGTATTGACCGTCTGAAAGGTAGATGTGAACGTTCCGGGGGTGTTGACCACGGTATTGTCCGGAAGGGTGTATGACCCGCCCGCACAGAAACCATCCTCAACGGTAGACTCATAAGCGTAATCTTCCACCAGCACGCACTGTACTTCCACATCGCCATTGGAATCGGTTACGGTAACACAATAGGTACCCGCGCAAAGATTCTCAGCAGTGGGAGTTGTTTGTTCGTCGGGGTCATCCCATTGAAAGGTATAAGGCGCTACACCACCCGTAGGATTGGCTGTAGCGGTTCCGTTACAAATAATAAAAGCAGGATCGGGACAGTTGGCATTGCAGGTTCCGTAAGTTGGTGGTCCTTCTTCATCCCATGCTCCGCCGTCGGGGATTCTTCTCAAACTCTGTCCTTGAAAAGTAGCCGCCGAAACATTGAGAATGTAATTCTTTCGGTCGGCGGGAAATTCATCGTAGTTGGCTAGGGTTCCACTGTAGGTACAACCCGGGCTGGTTGGTACGCAGGGATACTCATCAGTATTGGCTTGGCTAGCCCAGGATACGGCATCTTGCGGAACACCGTCGGCATCGTAAAACGCAAACCATCCACCCGCATTGGGGAACCACAATCGATTTCCCCCACCCACACATACTCCGGCACCCGTTACGACCAGTTCGACAACGTTACCTCCATTTTCAACCAATAGATTGGCGGGAACGGGATCGGCATTGATTCCTCTGATCAGCGCAAAACCTGCGGCGGGCACTACCGTTCCGGCAGGAATGACGTAACCACCCGAATAGGGATCGGGGTCGTTGGCATTGTTGCCCAAATAATAGCATGAAATATCGATGGGGCTGCAGATGTCGGGATTGTAGAG includes the following:
- a CDS encoding type IX secretion system membrane protein PorP/SprF; this encodes MMKGHLQTYGAMLLMLIGVEMSAQDMQFSQPYSNPLYLNPAFAGSIQATRVVMNYRKQWPGIENEYNALAAGVDMYIDDINAGVGVSVMKDVAGANNLSNTVASVYYSQQIAISRKSNLAVGVKGSFGQRAFGDGNFLFADQIIRESATSLSQPNLNLSRAYADFAAGILYFNTKSWLGVSLHRINEPNQSLLGGSDIIPRKLSIHGGSIIPIESFEESLGQKKLRVAFNYKQQGEWNQLDLGAYFTISHVNFGMWYRGLPMKPYKPGYQNNESLIFLVGYEAPKRFTFGYSYDISINRLFGYSGGAHEISMILEVHNRKKKKKRRIVPCARF
- a CDS encoding gliding motility-associated C-terminal domain-containing protein, whose protein sequence is MFKLFTGFINALVLFMFALCFPVSLFSQIDLSVTSTDNTQCDGEGCGYFGPSILINELMLSPSDNDGSMWGGNGTQAGEWIELYNPDICSPIDISCYYLGNNANDPDPYSGGYVIPAGTVVPAAGFALIRGINADPVPANLLVENGGNVVELVVTGAGVCVGGGNRLWFPNAGGWFAFYDADGVPQDAVSWASQANTDEYPCVPTSPGCTYSGTLANYDEFPADRKNYILNVSAATFQGQSLRRIPDGGAWDEEGPPTYGTCNANCPDPAFIICNGTATANPTGGVAPYTFQWDDPDEQTTPTAENLCAGTYCVTVTDSNGDVEVQCVLVEDYAYESTVEDGFCAGGSYTLPDNTVVNTPGTFTSTFQTVNTCDSTITIILEEYPTYSFNLTEEICSGQTYTLPDGTEVSTDGIYPVALQTINGCDSLFTIDLTVLPPIDVPLDVEICRGESYQLPDGSTVIEEGVYPVLTSGNGIACDTLYTVDLQFYPDIAIDILEQTDITCFGAEDGVITLDVSGGTAPYTYAWSDQIDHGQAASDLAEGFYTVELTDLNGCTADTILEIAEPDPLILTASADTTICFGTSTDLTAIATGGTGAIIYNWSASNLQTGSISVSPDTATVYTVAAQDENGCLSQEATIVVEVINMFPENLVITPDTSICPGETVDIFAEYSGAYPPNTYQWSAPELTGQGPTTVTVDSSVVYELTVLDVCGNAVTDSVAITVFDLPTADLPDVLINGCSPLDVVLVDTLNTLPGLTYQWTLSNGDTYLGNPAEFTLTDPNLYEVFLEISTQEGCKVQSTNAIPIEVFALPTAFFSASTWSTSIETPDITFVNESEGYVLDSWNINGETFENQDEFVYTFPAPGNYPVDLLVENEFGCRDSITRMVEIKIDYDITIPTAFTPGDNGNNPYYDPQGTDNTVFYPFADYVDEYRMSIFNRWGELIFESTEIERGWNGTYRERICPMDVYVYRIDFVFADGTETTKVGDITLIR